A single region of the Phalacrocorax carbo chromosome 4, bPhaCar2.1, whole genome shotgun sequence genome encodes:
- the ABCG2 gene encoding broad substrate specificity ATP-binding cassette transporter ABCG2 isoform X3, which yields MRPGLNAILGPTGSGKSSLLDILAARKDPHGLCGNVLINGAPQPANFKCTSGYVVQDDVVMGTLTVRENLKFSAALRLPKSVKEQEKNERVNQIISELGLSKVADSKVGTQFTRGVSGGERKRTNIGMELITNPAILFLDEPTTGLDASTANAVLLLLKRMAKQGKTIIFSIHQPRYSIFRLFDSLTLLAAGRVLYHGPAQHTIEYFQSIGYECEPYNNPADFFLDIINGDSTAVAMSKTNETNTAERTEECTEYDKTLAEKLAEKYSHSAYYQETKAILENISLGNKKKTKAVFRQITYANSFLHQLKWVSKRTFKNLVGNPQASIAQLCVTAFLGLVVGALFFGLKEDSAGLQNRVGAMFFLTTNQCFSSISAIELFVVEKKIFIHEYISGYYRTSVYFIAKLMADLIPVRTIPSIIFTCIIYFMLGLKPTVEAFFTMMFTLMMVSYTATSMALAIAAGQSVVAVANLLMTITFVFMIIFSGLLVNLTSVMSWLSWLKYFSIPRYGMEALQINELSGLNFCSNRNNTNLISKENYQQISGLWCTGDEYLKSQGIDTSSWGLWQNHLALACMTVIFLTIAYLKLHFMKKFS from the exons ATGAGACCAGGACTGAATGCAATTTTGGGACCCACTGGCAGTGGTAAATCTTC TCTACTTGACATTTTGGCTGCAAGGAAGGACCCCCACGGGCTTTGCGGTAATGTTTTGATCAATGGAGCTCCTCAGCCTGCCAACTTCAAATGTACCTCTGGATACGTAGTGCAG gatGATGTGGTGATGGGAACCCTGACTGTAAGGGAAAATCTGAAGTTCTCAGCCGCACTTCGTTTGCCAAAGTCAGtgaaggagcaggaaaaaaacgAACGAGTTAAtcagatcatcagtgaactgGGTTTGAGCAAAGTGGCAGATTCCAAG GTTGGCACCCAGTTCACTCGTGGAGTGTCTGGAGGAGAGCGTAAGAGGACCAATATTGGGATGGAGCTCATCACTAATCCTGCTATCTTGTTTTTGGATGAGCCAACTACAGGACTCGATGCCAGCACTGCTAATGCTGTCCTACTGCTACTGAAAAG GAtggcaaaacaaggaaaaacaataatCTTCTCCATCCACCAGCCTCGGTACTCCATATTCCGCCTGTTTGACAGCCTGACGCTGCTAGCCGCGGGAAGAGTGCTGTACCACGGGCCCGCTCAGCACACCATCGAGTACTTCCAGTCTATTG GCTACGAGTGTGAGCCGTACAACAACCCTGCAGACTTCTTCCTGGACATCATTAATGGAGACTCCACTGCAGTGGCAATGAGCAAGACCAATGAAACTAACACAG cAGAGAGGACTGAAGAATGCACAGAATATGATAAAACCTTGGCTGAGAAGTTAGCAGAAAAATACTCCCACTCTGCCTACTaccaagaaacaaaagcaatattAGAGAATATTTCtttgggaaataaaaagaaaacaaaagcagttttccGACAAATCACATATGCCAATTCCTTCCTTCATCAGCTGAAATGGGTGTCCAAGCGcacatttaaaaatctggtAGGAAACCCTCAAGCTTCCATAGCTCAG TTGTGTGTTACAGCTTTCCTGGGACTGGTTGTAGGTGCTCTTTTCTTTGGACTTAAAGAGGACTCTGCTGGACTACAGAACAG aGTGGGTGCAATGTTCTTTCTGACCACCAACCAGTGTTTTAGCAGCATCTCAGCTATTGAACtctttgttgtggaaaaaaagatatttat ACATGAATATATCAGTGGGTACTACAGAACATCTGTATATTTCATCGCAAAGCTAATGGCTGACTTAATACCTGTGAGGACTATACCAAGCATCATCTTCACCTGTATAATTTACTTCATGTTAG GTTTGAAACCAACAGTAGAAGCCTTCTTTACAATGATGTTTACTCTTATGATGGTGTCCTACACAGCCACTTCTATGGCACTAGCCATTGCAGCAGGACAGAGCGTGGTCGCTGTAGCAAACCTGCTCATGACTAtcacatttgtttttatgatT ATTTTCTCTGGGTTGTTGGTCAATCTCACAAGCGTCATGTCCTGGCTCTCCTGGCTCAAATACTTCAGCATCCCTAGATATGGAATGGAG gctttacAAATCAATGAATTGTCTGGTCTGAACTTTTGCAGCAACAGGAACAACACAAATTTAATCAGCAAAGAAAACTATCAACAGATAAGCGGGCT GTGGTGTACCGGAGATGAATATCTGAAAAGTCAAGGCATTGACACGAGTAGCTGGGGCCTCTGGCAGAATCACCTGGCTCTTGCCTGCATGACAGTAATATTCCTTACCATTGCGTACCTGAAACTGCACTTCATGAAGAAGTTCTCTTAA
- the ABCG2 gene encoding broad substrate specificity ATP-binding cassette transporter ABCG2 isoform X1, which yields MAEGQPHLSIQMSDFNTNGIHSREQSSPDLASREGSILTFHNICYHVKMKTGFLCCQKTADKEVLRDVNGIMRPGLNAILGPTGSGKSSLLDILAARKDPHGLCGNVLINGAPQPANFKCTSGYVVQDDVVMGTLTVRENLKFSAALRLPKSVKEQEKNERVNQIISELGLSKVADSKVGTQFTRGVSGGERKRTNIGMELITNPAILFLDEPTTGLDASTANAVLLLLKRMAKQGKTIIFSIHQPRYSIFRLFDSLTLLAAGRVLYHGPAQHTIEYFQSIGYECEPYNNPADFFLDIINGDSTAVAMSKTNETNTAERTEECTEYDKTLAEKLAEKYSHSAYYQETKAILENISLGNKKKTKAVFRQITYANSFLHQLKWVSKRTFKNLVGNPQASIAQLCVTAFLGLVVGALFFGLKEDSAGLQNRVGAMFFLTTNQCFSSISAIELFVVEKKIFIHEYISGYYRTSVYFIAKLMADLIPVRTIPSIIFTCIIYFMLGLKPTVEAFFTMMFTLMMVSYTATSMALAIAAGQSVVAVANLLMTITFVFMIIFSGLLVNLTSVMSWLSWLKYFSIPRYGMEALQINELSGLNFCSNRNNTNLISKENYQQISGLWCTGDEYLKSQGIDTSSWGLWQNHLALACMTVIFLTIAYLKLHFMKKFS from the exons ATGGCAGAAGGCCAGCCACACCTAAGTATTCAGATGTCAGACTTCAATACAAATGGCATCCACAGCAGAGAGCAGTCCTCTCCAGACTTagccagcagggaaggaagCATACTAACTTTCCACAACATCTGCTACCATGTGAAGATGAAGACTGGGTTCCTGTGTTGTCAAAAAACAGCCGATAAAGAAGTTTTGAGAGATGTCAA TGGCATCATGAGACCAGGACTGAATGCAATTTTGGGACCCACTGGCAGTGGTAAATCTTC TCTACTTGACATTTTGGCTGCAAGGAAGGACCCCCACGGGCTTTGCGGTAATGTTTTGATCAATGGAGCTCCTCAGCCTGCCAACTTCAAATGTACCTCTGGATACGTAGTGCAG gatGATGTGGTGATGGGAACCCTGACTGTAAGGGAAAATCTGAAGTTCTCAGCCGCACTTCGTTTGCCAAAGTCAGtgaaggagcaggaaaaaaacgAACGAGTTAAtcagatcatcagtgaactgGGTTTGAGCAAAGTGGCAGATTCCAAG GTTGGCACCCAGTTCACTCGTGGAGTGTCTGGAGGAGAGCGTAAGAGGACCAATATTGGGATGGAGCTCATCACTAATCCTGCTATCTTGTTTTTGGATGAGCCAACTACAGGACTCGATGCCAGCACTGCTAATGCTGTCCTACTGCTACTGAAAAG GAtggcaaaacaaggaaaaacaataatCTTCTCCATCCACCAGCCTCGGTACTCCATATTCCGCCTGTTTGACAGCCTGACGCTGCTAGCCGCGGGAAGAGTGCTGTACCACGGGCCCGCTCAGCACACCATCGAGTACTTCCAGTCTATTG GCTACGAGTGTGAGCCGTACAACAACCCTGCAGACTTCTTCCTGGACATCATTAATGGAGACTCCACTGCAGTGGCAATGAGCAAGACCAATGAAACTAACACAG cAGAGAGGACTGAAGAATGCACAGAATATGATAAAACCTTGGCTGAGAAGTTAGCAGAAAAATACTCCCACTCTGCCTACTaccaagaaacaaaagcaatattAGAGAATATTTCtttgggaaataaaaagaaaacaaaagcagttttccGACAAATCACATATGCCAATTCCTTCCTTCATCAGCTGAAATGGGTGTCCAAGCGcacatttaaaaatctggtAGGAAACCCTCAAGCTTCCATAGCTCAG TTGTGTGTTACAGCTTTCCTGGGACTGGTTGTAGGTGCTCTTTTCTTTGGACTTAAAGAGGACTCTGCTGGACTACAGAACAG aGTGGGTGCAATGTTCTTTCTGACCACCAACCAGTGTTTTAGCAGCATCTCAGCTATTGAACtctttgttgtggaaaaaaagatatttat ACATGAATATATCAGTGGGTACTACAGAACATCTGTATATTTCATCGCAAAGCTAATGGCTGACTTAATACCTGTGAGGACTATACCAAGCATCATCTTCACCTGTATAATTTACTTCATGTTAG GTTTGAAACCAACAGTAGAAGCCTTCTTTACAATGATGTTTACTCTTATGATGGTGTCCTACACAGCCACTTCTATGGCACTAGCCATTGCAGCAGGACAGAGCGTGGTCGCTGTAGCAAACCTGCTCATGACTAtcacatttgtttttatgatT ATTTTCTCTGGGTTGTTGGTCAATCTCACAAGCGTCATGTCCTGGCTCTCCTGGCTCAAATACTTCAGCATCCCTAGATATGGAATGGAG gctttacAAATCAATGAATTGTCTGGTCTGAACTTTTGCAGCAACAGGAACAACACAAATTTAATCAGCAAAGAAAACTATCAACAGATAAGCGGGCT GTGGTGTACCGGAGATGAATATCTGAAAAGTCAAGGCATTGACACGAGTAGCTGGGGCCTCTGGCAGAATCACCTGGCTCTTGCCTGCATGACAGTAATATTCCTTACCATTGCGTACCTGAAACTGCACTTCATGAAGAAGTTCTCTTAA
- the ABCG2 gene encoding broad substrate specificity ATP-binding cassette transporter ABCG2 isoform X2, with product MAEGQPHLSIQMSDFNTNGIHSREQSSPDLASREGSILTFHNICYHVKMKTGFLCCQKTADKEVLRDVNGIMRPGLNAILGPTGSGKSSLLDILAARKDPHGLCGNVLINGAPQPANFKCTSGYVVQDDVVMGTLTVRENLKFSAALRLPKSVKEQEKNERVNQIISELGLSKVADSKVGTQFTRGVSGGERKRTNIGMELITNPAILFLDEPTTGLDASTANAVLLLLKRMAKQGKTIIFSIHQPRYSIFRLFDSLTLLAAGRVLYHGPAQHTIEYFQSIGYECEPYNNPADFFLDIINGDSTAVAMSKTNETNTERTEECTEYDKTLAEKLAEKYSHSAYYQETKAILENISLGNKKKTKAVFRQITYANSFLHQLKWVSKRTFKNLVGNPQASIAQLCVTAFLGLVVGALFFGLKEDSAGLQNRVGAMFFLTTNQCFSSISAIELFVVEKKIFIHEYISGYYRTSVYFIAKLMADLIPVRTIPSIIFTCIIYFMLGLKPTVEAFFTMMFTLMMVSYTATSMALAIAAGQSVVAVANLLMTITFVFMIIFSGLLVNLTSVMSWLSWLKYFSIPRYGMEALQINELSGLNFCSNRNNTNLISKENYQQISGLWCTGDEYLKSQGIDTSSWGLWQNHLALACMTVIFLTIAYLKLHFMKKFS from the exons ATGGCAGAAGGCCAGCCACACCTAAGTATTCAGATGTCAGACTTCAATACAAATGGCATCCACAGCAGAGAGCAGTCCTCTCCAGACTTagccagcagggaaggaagCATACTAACTTTCCACAACATCTGCTACCATGTGAAGATGAAGACTGGGTTCCTGTGTTGTCAAAAAACAGCCGATAAAGAAGTTTTGAGAGATGTCAA TGGCATCATGAGACCAGGACTGAATGCAATTTTGGGACCCACTGGCAGTGGTAAATCTTC TCTACTTGACATTTTGGCTGCAAGGAAGGACCCCCACGGGCTTTGCGGTAATGTTTTGATCAATGGAGCTCCTCAGCCTGCCAACTTCAAATGTACCTCTGGATACGTAGTGCAG gatGATGTGGTGATGGGAACCCTGACTGTAAGGGAAAATCTGAAGTTCTCAGCCGCACTTCGTTTGCCAAAGTCAGtgaaggagcaggaaaaaaacgAACGAGTTAAtcagatcatcagtgaactgGGTTTGAGCAAAGTGGCAGATTCCAAG GTTGGCACCCAGTTCACTCGTGGAGTGTCTGGAGGAGAGCGTAAGAGGACCAATATTGGGATGGAGCTCATCACTAATCCTGCTATCTTGTTTTTGGATGAGCCAACTACAGGACTCGATGCCAGCACTGCTAATGCTGTCCTACTGCTACTGAAAAG GAtggcaaaacaaggaaaaacaataatCTTCTCCATCCACCAGCCTCGGTACTCCATATTCCGCCTGTTTGACAGCCTGACGCTGCTAGCCGCGGGAAGAGTGCTGTACCACGGGCCCGCTCAGCACACCATCGAGTACTTCCAGTCTATTG GCTACGAGTGTGAGCCGTACAACAACCCTGCAGACTTCTTCCTGGACATCATTAATGGAGACTCCACTGCAGTGGCAATGAGCAAGACCAATGAAACTAACACAG AGAGGACTGAAGAATGCACAGAATATGATAAAACCTTGGCTGAGAAGTTAGCAGAAAAATACTCCCACTCTGCCTACTaccaagaaacaaaagcaatattAGAGAATATTTCtttgggaaataaaaagaaaacaaaagcagttttccGACAAATCACATATGCCAATTCCTTCCTTCATCAGCTGAAATGGGTGTCCAAGCGcacatttaaaaatctggtAGGAAACCCTCAAGCTTCCATAGCTCAG TTGTGTGTTACAGCTTTCCTGGGACTGGTTGTAGGTGCTCTTTTCTTTGGACTTAAAGAGGACTCTGCTGGACTACAGAACAG aGTGGGTGCAATGTTCTTTCTGACCACCAACCAGTGTTTTAGCAGCATCTCAGCTATTGAACtctttgttgtggaaaaaaagatatttat ACATGAATATATCAGTGGGTACTACAGAACATCTGTATATTTCATCGCAAAGCTAATGGCTGACTTAATACCTGTGAGGACTATACCAAGCATCATCTTCACCTGTATAATTTACTTCATGTTAG GTTTGAAACCAACAGTAGAAGCCTTCTTTACAATGATGTTTACTCTTATGATGGTGTCCTACACAGCCACTTCTATGGCACTAGCCATTGCAGCAGGACAGAGCGTGGTCGCTGTAGCAAACCTGCTCATGACTAtcacatttgtttttatgatT ATTTTCTCTGGGTTGTTGGTCAATCTCACAAGCGTCATGTCCTGGCTCTCCTGGCTCAAATACTTCAGCATCCCTAGATATGGAATGGAG gctttacAAATCAATGAATTGTCTGGTCTGAACTTTTGCAGCAACAGGAACAACACAAATTTAATCAGCAAAGAAAACTATCAACAGATAAGCGGGCT GTGGTGTACCGGAGATGAATATCTGAAAAGTCAAGGCATTGACACGAGTAGCTGGGGCCTCTGGCAGAATCACCTGGCTCTTGCCTGCATGACAGTAATATTCCTTACCATTGCGTACCTGAAACTGCACTTCATGAAGAAGTTCTCTTAA